Proteins co-encoded in one Pseudanabaena sp. FACHB-2040 genomic window:
- a CDS encoding sigma-70 family RNA polymerase sigma factor has protein sequence MHSEPPSSHADLNSSDAELCLALRAGQTEALGVLYDRHAGLVYGLALRLLGNAQEAEDLTQDIFLSLARTLSFDPRRGSLRTYLAILTRSRAVDRMRSHQSAHTHLQRWHRSSDPLVSRNSPVDIVAAQEQSQEVQSALTQLSQEQQQILQMAYYDGLSQSKIAEQLNLPLGTVKARARRALIKLRQTLQDNRE, from the coding sequence ATGCATTCTGAGCCACCCAGCAGCCACGCCGATCTCAACTCTAGCGATGCAGAACTTTGTCTGGCCTTGCGGGCGGGGCAAACTGAGGCTTTAGGTGTGCTCTACGACCGCCATGCTGGGCTGGTTTATGGCTTGGCCCTGAGGTTGCTAGGCAACGCTCAGGAGGCAGAAGATCTCACCCAAGACATCTTTTTGAGTCTAGCTAGAACGCTGTCCTTCGATCCCCGACGCGGTTCCTTGCGAACTTATCTGGCTATTCTCACTCGATCGCGGGCGGTTGACCGGATGCGATCGCATCAGTCTGCCCACACCCATCTACAGCGGTGGCACCGCAGCAGCGATCCCCTGGTCTCTAGAAACTCACCTGTCGATATCGTAGCGGCGCAGGAACAGTCCCAGGAAGTTCAATCGGCGCTGACTCAGCTGTCGCAGGAGCAGCAGCAAATTCTGCAGATGGCTTATTACGATGGCCTCAGTCAAAGCAAAATTGCCGAGCAGCTCAACCTGCCCCTAGGCACCGTTAAAGCGCGGGCCAGACGGGCGCTGATAAAGCTACGCCAAACCCTTCAAGATAATCGAGAATAA
- a CDS encoding CHRD domain-containing protein — translation MKNVQRVVLNCLLGALTCLFLVGVSSPAFSRMATPAPTTAQATSLPASLEALATNLNAAESALLAQGMTGSGMMSYGAILRPANVVPKAPMSRARGAVGAVLSGNRLVVRGSFNNLSSSLRNYATDPVDPPNANITSAFHIHRGMPSENGPFQYALQVMLNNTGMGGMAMGEYTLTQEQLQALNNGMLYVDLHTSRNRGGELRGILMPY, via the coding sequence ATGAAGAACGTTCAGCGCGTTGTGTTGAATTGCTTGCTTGGCGCTTTAACCTGCCTATTTTTAGTCGGTGTCTCGTCACCCGCCTTTAGCCGCATGGCGACTCCCGCCCCTACCACGGCTCAAGCCACTTCATTGCCCGCTTCGCTAGAAGCTCTGGCCACCAACCTTAACGCTGCAGAGTCGGCACTGCTGGCTCAAGGCATGACCGGCAGCGGCATGATGTCTTACGGAGCAATTTTGCGGCCTGCCAATGTAGTTCCCAAAGCACCTATGTCCAGGGCGCGGGGAGCTGTCGGAGCAGTCTTGTCGGGTAACCGTCTGGTAGTTCGAGGCAGCTTCAACAACCTGTCTAGCTCCCTACGCAACTACGCTACCGACCCAGTTGATCCGCCTAATGCCAACATCACCTCAGCCTTCCACATTCACCGGGGTATGCCTTCTGAAAATGGCCCCTTCCAATACGCTCTGCAGGTCATGCTCAACAATACTGGCATGGGCGGCATGGCGATGGGCGAGTACACCCTAACCCAAGAGCAGCTGCAGGCTTTGAATAATGGCATGCTCTACGTTGATCTTCACACTAGCCGCAATCGGGGCGGTGAACTGCGCGGCATCTTAATGCCCTACTAG
- a CDS encoding helix-turn-helix transcriptional regulator: protein MGKAGKALREVLTKYGISQNSLAVAMGLQRSAIYKWFHEERDPTAETAADILKALKTLNHRAAEEFVQRYLGDVLKDESQD from the coding sequence ATGGGAAAAGCCGGTAAAGCCCTAAGGGAAGTCCTAACCAAGTACGGCATTAGCCAAAACAGCCTTGCCGTTGCGATGGGGTTGCAGCGCTCTGCTATCTATAAGTGGTTTCACGAAGAGCGAGACCCCACGGCTGAGACAGCTGCCGATATTCTCAAAGCCCTAAAAACCCTAAATCACCGGGCTGCTGAGGAGTTTGTGCAGCGCTATTTGGGAGATGTGCTCAAAGATGAGAGTCAGGATTAA
- a CDS encoding nucleotidyltransferase domain-containing protein: MQHPQLTEILDQLQAYLKNLYSERLERLMLFGSRAHQEAEPDSDIDVMVVLKGEIDPWIEIERTGEFISDLCLTYSVVICNVFVSASRYQSQGNALIRNVYQEGGPL; this comes from the coding sequence ATGCAACATCCTCAGCTGACTGAAATCCTCGATCAGCTCCAGGCTTACCTTAAAAACCTCTACAGTGAACGCCTAGAGCGATTAATGTTGTTTGGCTCTCGGGCTCACCAAGAAGCAGAGCCTGATTCTGATATCGACGTGATGGTAGTCCTCAAAGGTGAGATTGATCCTTGGATCGAGATCGAGCGAACAGGCGAATTTATCTCAGATCTTTGTTTGACTTACAGCGTTGTGATCTGCAATGTTTTTGTCTCTGCTAGCCGCTACCAAAGCCAGGGAAATGCTCTTATTCGTAACGTCTATCAGGAAGGGGGTCCACTTTGA
- the nei gene encoding endonuclease VIII: protein MPEGPEIRRAADRLEKAIAHQPTTAVFFAFEHLKPFEEKLAGRAVAAIETFGKAMVTRFDNEICVYSHNQLYGLWMVRSAHDYPPTKRQLRFAIHTGKKSALLYSASDIAVLYADEVPHHPFIRNLGPDVLKPTTTEATVLEQITSTRFRRKSLSSLLLDQRFLCGIGNYLRSEILFVARTHPTLRPMDCSEVQIEGLVKGAIAIPRQSYQHNGITNDLALAARLKAEGLARREYRHWVFGRETQPCYICGTPIIKAISGGRRYYYCPTCQPLSPHR from the coding sequence ATGCCCGAAGGACCGGAAATTCGTCGAGCTGCAGATCGACTGGAAAAAGCGATCGCACATCAGCCCACTACCGCAGTCTTCTTTGCCTTTGAGCACCTCAAGCCCTTCGAGGAAAAGCTAGCTGGACGAGCGGTAGCGGCCATCGAAACCTTCGGCAAGGCTATGGTTACTCGCTTCGACAACGAGATCTGCGTCTATAGCCACAACCAGCTCTACGGGCTTTGGATGGTGCGTTCGGCCCACGACTACCCACCCACTAAGCGCCAGCTCCGCTTTGCTATTCACACCGGCAAGAAATCAGCCCTGCTCTATAGCGCTTCAGACATTGCCGTACTATACGCTGATGAAGTGCCCCATCACCCCTTCATCCGCAACCTAGGGCCAGACGTACTGAAACCGACCACTACCGAAGCGACGGTGCTAGAGCAGATCACCTCGACCCGCTTTCGGCGAAAAAGCCTTTCGTCGCTGCTGCTCGATCAGCGGTTTCTCTGCGGCATCGGCAATTACCTACGTAGCGAGATCCTGTTTGTGGCTAGAACTCATCCGACGCTACGGCCTATGGATTGCTCAGAAGTACAAATTGAGGGGTTGGTGAAAGGTGCGATCGCAATTCCCCGCCAGTCCTACCAGCACAACGGCATTACCAACGACTTAGCGCTAGCTGCTCGCCTCAAAGCAGAAGGCTTAGCTCGCCGGGAATATCGCCACTGGGTATTTGGCCGCGAAACCCAGCCCTGCTACATCTGCGGCACCCCTATTATCAAAGCCATCAGCGGCGGACGACGCTACTACTACTGCCCTACCTGCCAACCCCTATCCCCCCACCGCTAA
- the def gene encoding peptide deformylase: protein MTAAIQVEKKKVQQPPLEIHVLGDKVLRQPAKRVAKVDDELRQLVREMLQTMYTADGIGLAAPQVAVNKQLIVVDVDPENAATPPLVLINPQIIRVTKDLAVGQEGCLSIPNVFLDVLRPAALEVSYKDENGRPKKLAASELLARCILHEMDHLNGVMFVDRVENALALNQELQKHGFSAKDVRPV from the coding sequence ATGACCGCCGCAATCCAAGTTGAGAAAAAGAAAGTTCAGCAGCCGCCTCTAGAGATTCACGTTCTGGGAGACAAGGTGCTGCGTCAGCCCGCCAAGCGAGTTGCCAAGGTGGATGATGAGCTGCGGCAGCTAGTGCGGGAAATGCTGCAAACCATGTACACAGCTGACGGCATTGGCCTAGCAGCGCCCCAAGTGGCAGTCAACAAGCAGCTGATTGTAGTAGATGTAGACCCGGAAAATGCAGCAACCCCTCCCCTGGTGCTGATCAATCCGCAAATTATCCGCGTCACTAAGGATCTAGCGGTTGGGCAGGAAGGCTGTCTCAGCATTCCTAATGTGTTCCTCGATGTGTTGCGTCCGGCAGCTCTAGAGGTGTCATACAAGGATGAAAACGGTCGGCCTAAAAAGTTGGCAGCTTCAGAACTACTGGCCCGCTGCATTCTCCACGAAATGGATCACCTGAACGGCGTCATGTTTGTAGACCGGGTAGAAAACGCCTTGGCACTCAATCAAGAGCTGCAGAAACACGGCTTCTCCGCGAAAGACGTGCGGCCTGTATAG
- the cobA gene encoding uroporphyrinogen-III C-methyltransferase, which produces MTLSTLLGLSEAPSAPGKVYLVGAGPGDPGLFTLKGKALLECADVVVYDALVSPPILAMINPQAEVINAGKRRGDHSLLQPDITQLLIDKVQTHALVVRLKGGDPFVFGRGGEEMVALVEAGIAVEVVPGITAGVAVPAYAGIPITHRDYSSSVTFVTGHESAGKYRPEVNWSAIAHGSETIVIYMGIHNLTKIVSELLAAGLPAATPVALVRWGTRPQQQELRGTLETIMEAIQAADFKAPAIAVIGQVVNLYALLSECRPEVMSYGASSAS; this is translated from the coding sequence ATGACCTTATCAACTCTGCTTGGCCTTTCTGAGGCTCCGTCTGCTCCAGGTAAGGTGTATCTGGTAGGGGCTGGGCCGGGAGATCCGGGGTTGTTTACCCTGAAGGGTAAGGCCCTGCTGGAGTGTGCTGATGTGGTGGTTTACGATGCGTTGGTAAGTCCACCCATTCTGGCGATGATTAATCCTCAAGCCGAGGTGATTAATGCTGGCAAGCGCCGGGGTGACCACTCGCTGCTGCAGCCCGACATTACGCAACTGCTGATCGACAAAGTGCAGACCCATGCCCTAGTGGTGCGGTTGAAAGGGGGCGATCCTTTTGTCTTTGGTCGGGGGGGTGAAGAGATGGTGGCTTTGGTCGAAGCGGGCATTGCGGTGGAGGTGGTGCCAGGAATTACTGCTGGGGTAGCTGTTCCGGCCTATGCCGGTATTCCTATTACCCATCGTGACTACAGTTCTTCGGTAACGTTTGTAACGGGCCACGAGTCAGCTGGGAAGTACCGGCCCGAGGTGAACTGGTCTGCGATCGCACATGGCTCCGAAACCATCGTGATCTATATGGGCATCCACAACTTAACGAAAATTGTTTCTGAACTGCTGGCGGCGGGGCTGCCTGCTGCCACGCCGGTAGCGCTGGTGCGCTGGGGCACGCGCCCGCAGCAGCAGGAACTGCGGGGCACGCTGGAGACGATTATGGAGGCTATCCAAGCAGCGGATTTTAAGGCTCCTGCGATCGCAGTTATTGGCCAAGTCGTCAATTTATACGCGTTGCTGTCTGAGTGTCGGCCTGAAGTAATGAGCTATGGGGCCTCATCCGCCAGCTAA
- a CDS encoding anti-sigma factor gives MHSEELQLLIAGYVLCDLSPEEATQFEQQLAADPELGLEVARLQQVLESAYDSPEVAPPAHLRDALLSAYEKPSRPALHVVESSPLGRQRPDRKGWWRAAAAVLIGGLSISNYVLWQELQTLRIASSTGPAAAPLTFSLQPTDAALAASVTVAVNPDTLEGTLTVQDLPPLPPNQVYVLWTVVAPDAPFTTDEKDAILTQVFTVDAEGDLVEDILVPRVYRDQGTVTAVAVTVEDAAAPQQHVAPPLLIERL, from the coding sequence ATGCATTCAGAAGAGTTGCAGCTATTGATCGCAGGCTATGTGCTCTGTGACCTCAGTCCAGAAGAGGCGACCCAGTTTGAACAGCAGCTAGCCGCTGATCCAGAGCTGGGGTTAGAAGTGGCTCGCCTACAGCAGGTCCTTGAGTCGGCCTACGACAGTCCAGAAGTTGCGCCCCCGGCCCACCTGCGCGATGCCCTTCTAAGCGCTTACGAGAAACCTTCTAGGCCCGCTTTGCACGTAGTCGAGTCCTCGCCTTTAGGTCGCCAGCGCCCAGACCGGAAAGGTTGGTGGAGAGCCGCTGCCGCTGTTCTGATTGGCGGTCTCAGCATCAGCAACTATGTGCTTTGGCAAGAGCTGCAGACTCTCCGCATAGCCTCTTCTACTGGGCCTGCTGCCGCTCCGCTGACCTTTTCCCTGCAGCCTACCGATGCTGCCCTAGCGGCGTCTGTTACAGTTGCGGTCAACCCCGACACGCTAGAGGGCACCCTCACCGTACAGGATTTGCCGCCCCTACCGCCTAATCAGGTATACGTGCTCTGGACCGTTGTTGCACCTGACGCACCCTTTACCACTGATGAGAAAGACGCCATCTTGACCCAAGTCTTTACGGTCGACGCCGAGGGCGATCTGGTGGAGGATATTCTGGTGCCCAGAGTTTACCGCGACCAGGGCACTGTCACTGCTGTTGCCGTTACCGTTGAAGATGCAGCGGCCCCCCAACAGCACGTTGCGCCCCCGCTTTTAATTGAGCGGCTATAG